The Rhizobium rosettiformans genomic sequence AGGCAGGGCATCCGCATGCACGCTCGCTCGACCTGCTCGCCTGGCTGGATCTCGTGGCGCTGGCGACCGTTTGCGATGTCGTACCGCTCAAGGGCCTGAACCGCGCCTATGTGACGAAGGGGCTGATCGCAGCTCGCCATCAGAACAATGCTGGACTCGCTGCCCTCCTGCGGGTGGCCGGCATAGGCGGTCCGGTGACGCCCTATCATTTCGGCTTTCTTCTCGGTCCCAGAATCAATGCCGGTGGCCGAATCGGCGATGCAGCACTCGGCAGTCGTCTGCTGACGCTGGACGACGCAAGTGAGGCGGATCAGATCGCCGCCAAGCTCGACGAGCTCAACCGCGAGCGCCAGGCGATGGAGGCGGTGATGCTGGCCGAGGCCGAAGCCGAGGCCATGGCGGAATATGGAACGGGTGAGGCAGCCTCGGTCATCGTGACCGCCAAGGAGCACTGGCATCCGGGCATCGTCGGGCTGCTGGCGGCCCGGCTGAAGGAGAAGTTCAAGCGCCCCGCCTTCGCGATTGCCTTCGATCCTCTCGGCAAGGGCACCGGTTCGGGGCGCTCCATCAACGGCTTCGACATGGGCCGAATGGTGCGCGCTGCCGTGGACGAGGGGCTTCTGGTCAAAGGGGGCGGTCATGCCATGGCAGCGGGCCTGACGGTCGATCGTGCCAATCTCGGCCGGCTGCGCAGCTTCTTCGAGGAGCAGGCATCTTCGCAGGTCCTGGCGCTTGCGGCCAATCAGACGCTGAAGATCGATGGCGCAATCGGCGCATCAGGCGCGACGCTTGCACTGGTCGATCAGCTGGAAGCCGCCGGTCCCTATGGCTCCGGTCATCCGCAGCCGATCTTTGCCGTACCGCTACACCGCCTGAGGGACGCCCGTCCCGTTGGCACGACTCATATCAAGATCACGCTCGAAGGAATGGATGGCAGTCGACTGGAGGGAATCGCCTTCCGCGCTGCCGAAACCGATCTCGGCCATTTCCTGATGAACAACCGTGGCAGCCAGGTGCATGTCGCGGGTACGTTGAGCGCCGATCACTGGCAGGGCAACAGGCGCGTGCAGTTCCGCGTCATGGATGCTGCCAAGGCGCCCTGAACGGCTGAAAGTCTCTTCATGTCGGGGAGATCGAAGTGGCACGCCCTAGGGGAGTCGAACCCCTCTTCCCAGAATGAAAATCTGGTGTCCTAACCGATAGACGAAGGGCGCGTGCGCTTCGGTGGCGCCCTTATGGCCGGAACTTGGCCCAAGCGCAAGAGGTCTTGTAGCCCGTGTGACGTTTTTATCCACAGGCTTGCCGAGCGACCGTAACATAAAGACAAACAAGGACTTGGATCTTGTCGATCCACAGGTTCTCAGATGTTGGGGAGAGATCGAAGTGGCACGCCCTAGGGGAGTCGAACCCCTCTTCCCAGAATGAAAATCTGGTGTCCTAACCGATAGACGAAGGGCGCGTGCGCTTCGGTGGCGCCCTTATAGTCAGGCCTCCTGACGACCGCAAGCGGAAATTTAAAGATCGCAAGTGGAAAAATTCTGAGTGGGTGAAACCGCAGAATCGCGCCGTAACCGCGTACAGTGATACACCGATCAAGACGTTCATAATGTCTGGGAAAGAGAAACGAAGTGGCACGCCCTAGGGGAGTCGAACCCCTCTTCCCAGAATGAAAATCTGGTGTCCTAACCGATAGACGAAGGGCGCGTCTGCTTCGTGGCGCCCTTATAGTCAGGCTGTTTGAAGACCGCAAGCGGCATTTTCGCCTTTCATGCAAAAAATGTGACAGCGGCAACGAAGGCCCCGGAAATTGCGGATAATCCCTGTCTTTGGAAGGACTTGGCGCCCGCGTCGCTTGCCGGCGAAATCAAGGCTCCGCGGTCGCCGGTGGCGATTTCTTGCCGCCCTTCAAGAGATCCGAAAAGGATGGCAGCCATCCCTTCCTCTTCTTTGCAGTCTCGGCATCCGCCACCAGTTCCTCGGCAGAAAGTGGCTCGGCCGGATCGGCTTCCTCGACGGCACCCATGGCCTGCAACTGGTCTGGCGTCAGCTGAACCCGATCCGGTACCGATCCGGCAGGCTCGCGAAGTGCTAACATCTTTCGCTTTGGACGGGGATCCGAAAGCTTCCTCAAAACGGGTTCGTCGCCCCCAACGGCTGCAGGCTCGGCGAACGGTGCCTGAACTGCGGCTTCCGCGCGCGCCTGTTCCTCCAGTGCCCGCTGTTGCATCATCCTCTGCTGTTCGGGAGACGGGCTGAACAGGCTCTTGCTGACCGCATTGACACCGAGCGTCGGCATTTCGTTCGGCACGAGGCTGCCGCTCGGTACAGGTTCGCCAGCCGCAGCCTGGGCGCTAACTGGCTCCGTCGCCTGCACGGCTGCCGCCTGCTGCCTCTGACCGGCAGAGAACAGGCTGTTGCTCCTCGGCGAGGCATTGGTCGGCTGCATCGTAATGTCGCCGAGATCGGCGGCGGCCTGCCGGGGATCGCCTTGCATCGCCTGTTGCTGCAGGGCGAGAACTTCCGGCGGCGGCTCGGCAATGTCGCTATAGGCGGCGGCCATCGGCATTGGCTTGCGCTTCAGGCGCGCAGGGTCCGTCTCGTTCCGGGACGGCCTAGAGGCCGATGCGTCGGCAATCTGTCCCGAAACGGCACTCACATAGGGATCGCGGAACGCCTTCTTGCCGACAGACTTGCCGGACGCTTCTTCCGCGGGCGTGGCTTCTCCGAGCGAGAGCACTTCGTCCGCGCTCGTCTGGCAAGAGGCGAGCATCACGCCGCTGACGACAGCCAGAATGCCGAATGTCGGTCTGCGGGAATGGGATTTGCTGGTCATGGCAGGTCTCCGTCATCGCTCCCATCGGGGAAGCAGGGAGGGCCGCCGGGGCGGCCCTCGTCTGATGCGGAGACTAGGCGCGCAAACTTGCGCGAAGCGGTGGTCTTACCAGGCGCCGGTGTTCGGCATCGAAGCCCAGGGCTCGGCGGGGGCCAGGCTCTCACCCTTCTGCAGGATCTCGATCGAGATGCCATCCGGCGAGCGGACAAAGGCCATGTGGCCGTCGCGCGGCGGACGGTTGATGGTGACGCCATTGTCCATCAGCTTCTGGCAGATCGCATAGATATCGTCGACCTCATAGGCGAGGTGGCCGAAATTGCGGCCGCCCGTATAGTCTTCGGTATCCCAGTTGTAGGTGAGCTCCAGGCAGGGCGACATGTCGGCCTTGGCCTTGTCGAGATCCTTCTCGGCGGTCAGGAAGACCAGCGTGAAGCGGCCCTTCTCGTTTTCATAGCGGCGGATTTCGGTCAGGCCGAAAAGCTCGCAATAGAAGTGCAGGGAAGCCTCGAGATCCTTCACTCGGACCATGGTGTGTAGGTAGCGCATGGGTGTTCTCCTTTGACCCGGACGATATGGAACAGCAGTCAGCTTCGAGCAAGGCTGTGGTGCAAAAGCAATTGGTGAAATGTAAAACTAGGGCTTGCGCAGATCCGTTGACCAAATGTTAATCTGAATCTCAAGAATCAGTTAACTAAGCAATGTGACGCGTTTTCGAGGGGCTTGGGGAAATGGCGGACAGGATATCATCGAAGGGGCTCGGCGAGTTCGAAGAGCTGTCCGGAGAAGCCGTAGACCTGATCGAGATCACCGGCGTCGTCAAATGGTTCGACGTCGCCAAGGGTTTCGGCTTCATCGTTCCCGACAACGGCATGCAGGATGTCCTCCTGCACGTGACCTGCCTGCGCCGTGACGGCTACCAGACCATTCTCGAAGGCACGCGTATTGTGGCGCTCATCCAGAAGCGCGATCGCGGTTACCAGGCCTTCCGCATACTGTCGATGGACCAGTCGACCGCGATCCATCCGTCGCAGATGCCGCCGGTCCGCACCCATGTTCAGGTCACCCCAACCAGCGGGCTTGAGCGCGCTTTGGTCAAGTGGTTCAACCGTACCAAGGGCTTCGGCTTCTTGACCCGCGGCGAGGGCACGGAAGACATCTTCGTGCATATGGAAACCCTTCGCCGGTTCGGCCTGACCGAACTCCGTCCGGGGCAGACAGTGCTCGTGCGCTTCGGACCCGGAGACAAGGGGCTGATGGCGGCGGAAATCCATCCGGACAATCCCGGCCCCGCAGCGCGGGCGCATTGAGCCCGTGGTGCCTATGCCAAATCTTCTCAGAAGCGCCCTTGCGGCGCTTTTGCTGTTTTTCGCTCCTGTCGCTTCGGCCATGAGCGATGTGACCTTCGAACGCGGTCAGCTCGCCGTCGAAACGACTGCTGGCGGCACCATCACGATCGACGTGGAATGGGCCCTGACGGCCGAACAGCGGGCGAGGGGGCTGATGGAACGGCCGCCGCTTCCCGATCGCACCGGCATGTTGTTCGATTTCGGTGATACCCGCATGGTCACGATGTGGATGGCCAACACGCCATCCTCCCTGGACATGATCTTCATCGACGA encodes the following:
- the recJ gene encoding single-stranded-DNA-specific exonuclease RecJ; its protein translation is MSTEPVDPVIRAFLGVEQSASGQRWMSRTDQAGQNKALAISQLHGIPELVARVLAGRGVGVDEAPAFLDPTIRNLMPDPSKLTDCDAAAHRIVEAIDRKERVAIFGDYDVDGAASSALMARFLHHFGIEAEIYIPDRIFEGYGPNAAAIDQLIERGANLLITVDCGSTSVEALGAAERRGVDVVVIDHHQMGHEMPVCHALVNPNREDDLSGQGHLCAAGVVFMVLVATLRVLREAGHPHARSLDLLAWLDLVALATVCDVVPLKGLNRAYVTKGLIAARHQNNAGLAALLRVAGIGGPVTPYHFGFLLGPRINAGGRIGDAALGSRLLTLDDASEADQIAAKLDELNRERQAMEAVMLAEAEAEAMAEYGTGEAASVIVTAKEHWHPGIVGLLAARLKEKFKRPAFAIAFDPLGKGTGSGRSINGFDMGRMVRAAVDEGLLVKGGGHAMAAGLTVDRANLGRLRSFFEEQASSQVLALAANQTLKIDGAIGASGATLALVDQLEAAGPYGSGHPQPIFAVPLHRLRDARPVGTTHIKITLEGMDGSRLEGIAFRAAETDLGHFLMNNRGSQVHVAGTLSADHWQGNRRVQFRVMDAAKAP
- the gloA gene encoding lactoylglutathione lyase, with amino-acid sequence MRYLHTMVRVKDLEASLHFYCELFGLTEIRRYENEKGRFTLVFLTAEKDLDKAKADMSPCLELTYNWDTEDYTGGRNFGHLAYEVDDIYAICQKLMDNGVTINRPPRDGHMAFVRSPDGISIEILQKGESLAPAEPWASMPNTGAW
- a CDS encoding cold-shock protein, translating into MADRISSKGLGEFEELSGEAVDLIEITGVVKWFDVAKGFGFIVPDNGMQDVLLHVTCLRRDGYQTILEGTRIVALIQKRDRGYQAFRILSMDQSTAIHPSQMPPVRTHVQVTPTSGLERALVKWFNRTKGFGFLTRGEGTEDIFVHMETLRRFGLTELRPGQTVLVRFGPGDKGLMAAEIHPDNPGPAARAH
- a CDS encoding DUF192 domain-containing protein, which codes for MPNLLRSALAALLLFFAPVASAMSDVTFERGQLAVETTAGGTITIDVEWALTAEQRARGLMERPPLPDRTGMLFDFGDTRMVTMWMANTPSSLDMIFIDETGRIVRIAERTTPLSESIVSSGEPVRYALEIRGGHAAELGLDTSARLVLPLDLPK